Proteins co-encoded in one Arachis hypogaea cultivar Tifrunner chromosome 11, arahy.Tifrunner.gnm2.J5K5, whole genome shotgun sequence genomic window:
- the LOC112720726 gene encoding uncharacterized protein produces the protein MQNPRRLASIILVSRHRRRRHSIFSDAEPESVASCQLRRTGCTMLPRLHRSPIRHRSATPLLPLCCASFPSSPPFLVVVPKNSERGVHFRMIGSFICAMMIELEKRIKARAGRELLQVIGQTYVKVDGGKKNGGGGFQVGKRKVKTKLTGNGA, from the exons ATGCAAAACCCTCGTCGTCTTGCTTCAATCATCTTAGTGAGCCGTCACCGTCGCCGTCGCCACTCCATCTTCTCAGACGCAGAACCAGAATCAGTTGCCAGTTGCCAGTTACGCAGAACTGGTTGCACGATGTTGCCGCGCCTTCACCGGTCACCAATTCGTCACCGCTCTGCCACTCCTTTGTTGCCTCTTTGCTGTGCTTCGTTTCCATCTTCGCCACCGTTCCTG GTTGTTGTTCCCAAAAATAGCGAACGAGGAGTGCATTTTAGAATGATTGGTAGCTTTATTTGTGCAATGATGATTG AACTTGAGAAGAGGATTAAGGCGCGAGCAGGAAGGGAGTTGCTGCAAGTTATTGGTCAGACATATGTTAAG GTTGATGGTGGCAAGAAGAACGGTGGAGGTGGATTTCAAGTGGGGAAGAGAAAGGTGAAGACCAAATTAACAGGCAATGGAGCTTGA